A genomic window from Salvelinus namaycush isolate Seneca chromosome 5, SaNama_1.0, whole genome shotgun sequence includes:
- the LOC120048383 gene encoding antigen peptide transporter 1-like, giving the protein MPKMNFSPLLFLCMDVCVVQTVRLAQLSPLLLHHPLITLWGGSLLRAGLHLFLTFTFPGSPPWMSSFEGLQSIGVLCFHCPLYISLLWACGQSILGQLWGWHSWQGLLQGYCVTVVACLYWTRYVPSLLTKPTKEPQKKTGASLEKLMGYMKPYFIRFGGVLSLVVISSLGEMAIPHYTGRMTDWIMNEDEPEAFTHAITVMSLITVMSAVCEFVCDLIYNITMSRIHTSIQGLVFQSVLKQEIAFFDRAQTGDLVSRITTDTNDMSESLSEKLSLLMWYFMRVTFLFIFMLNLSWKLSLFTAMGLPIIWVIPKISGKWYQELGAKVQKSLAQANDVATETFSSMKTVRSFANEEGETERYRKRLEKTYSLNKEEAAAYAASTWTNSMSSLFLKVSILYYGGSLVTGGTVSSGDLVAFVLYELQFSSAVEAVMSYYPSVMRAIGGSEKIFEYVDRQPQVPPEGTLAPQNLEGHVQFKNVTFTYPTREDTPVLKGLSLELRPGKITALVGASGAGKSTCVSLLERFYLPQEGEILLDGQPLHSYKNQYLHDKISVVSQEPVLFARSVKENIKYGRDDATDEEMYRAAELANAHKFISDLPNGYDTDAGEKGGQVSGGQKQRIAIARALIRKPRILVLDDATSNLDTESEYLVHQALLKDSNPCSVLLIAHKLSTVEKANHIVVLEEGKVLEEGSHVELLEKGGTYADLVNKQNTGFQRKEGEELKN; this is encoded by the exons ATGCCAAAAATGAACTTCTCTCCGCTGCTCTTCctgtgcatggatgtgtgtgtggtgcagACAGTCCGCTTGGCCcaactctcccctcttctcctccaccaTCCCCTCATCACCTTGTGGGGTGGAAGCCTGCTCCGTGCCGGCCTCCACCTCTTTCTCACCTTCACATTCCCTGGAAGTCCCCCATGGATGAGCAGCTTCGAGGGGCTCCAGAGCATAGGGGTCCTCTGCTTCCATTGCCCACTCTACATCAGCCTTCTCTGGGCATGTGGCCAGTCCATCCTGGGGCAACTATGGGGATGGCACTCCTGGCAGGGG CTACTTCAGGGCTACTGCGTAACAGTCGTAGCATGTTTGTACTGGACACGCTACGTCCCTTCTCTTCTTACCAAGCCCACCAAGGAACCACAGAAGAAGACTGGGGCCTCTCTAGAGAAACTGATGGGATACATGAAGCCTTATTTCATACGCTTTGGAGGCGTGCTGAGTCTTGTCGTCATCTCTTCCCTTGGTGAGATGGCTATTCCCCACTACACCGGCCGAATGACAGACTGGATTATGAATGAAGACGAGCCTGAAGCCTTTACTCACGCCATCACAGTCATGTCTCTGATTACAGTCATGAG tgctgtgtgtgagtttgtgtgtgaccTCATCTACAACATCACCATGAGTCGCATACACACCTCCATCCAGGGCCTAGTCTTCCAGTCGGTGCTGAAGCAGGAGATTGCTTTCTTTGACAGGGCACAGACAG GTGACCTTGTGTCACGCATCACCACAGACACCAACGACATGAGTGAGTCTCTGAGTGAGAAGTTGAGTCTGCTGATGTGGTACTTCATGCGGGTCACTTTCCTCTTCATCTTCATGCTCAATCTCTCCTGGAAGCTGTCACTCTTCACCGCTATGGGGCTTCCTATCATCTGGGTCATACCAAAGATATCCGGCAAGTGGTACCAG GAGCTCGGTGCGAAGGTTCAAAAGTCACTAGCCCAGGCCAATGACGTTGCCACGGAGACCTTCTCCTCTATGAAGACAGTACGCAGCTTTGCCAACGAGGAGGGCGAGACGGAGCGCTACAGGAAGAGGCTGGAGAAGACCTACTCTCTGAATAAAGAGGAAGCAGCAGCCTACGCAGCCTCAACCTGGACCAATAGT ATGTCAAGCCTGTTCCTGAAGGTCAGTATCCTGTACTATGGCGGTAGTCTGGTGACAGGGGGGACCGTCAGCAGTGGGGACCTGGTGGCCTTTGTGCTCTACGAGCTCCAATTCTCCTCTGCTGTGGAG GCCGTGATGTCGTATTACCCAAGTGTGATGAGGGCAATCGGTGGCTCTGAGAAGATATTCGAGTATGTGGACCGACAGCCCCAGGTTCCTCCAGAAGGCACCCTTGCCCCACAGAATCTTGAGGGACATGTTCAGTTCAAGAATGTCACATTTACCTACCCTACCAGGGAAGATACACCGGTGCTCAAG GGCCTGTCTCTGGAGCTGAGGCCTGGGAAGATCACTGCCTTGGTGGGGGCTTCTGGAGCAGGGAAAAGCACCTGTGTGAGCCTGCTGGAGAGGTTCTACCTGCCCCAGGAAGGAGAGATCCTATTGGATGGACAGCCACTGCACAGCTACAAGAACCAGTACCTACACGACAAG ATCAGTGTGGTGAGTCAGGAGCCGGTGTTGTTTGCTCGTTCTGTCAAGGAGAACATCAAATATGGCAGAGATGATGCCACTGATGAGGAGATGTACCGGGCTGCTGAGCTGGCCAATGCCCACAAGTTCATCTCTGACCTGCCCAATGGCTATGATACAG ATGCCGGGGAGAAGGGAGGCCAGGTTTCAGGAGGGCAGAAGCAACGCATAGCCATCGCCAGAGCTCTGATCAGAAAGCCTCGGATTCTAGTGCTGGACGATGCCACCAGTAACTTGGACACAGAGAGCGAGTATTTG GTCCACCAAGCTCTGCTCAAGGACTCAAACCCCTGCTCAGTGCTGCTGATTGCTCATAAGCTGAGCACTGTGGAGAAGGCCAATCACATTGTCGTTCTTGAGGAGGGAAAGGTGCTAGAGGAGGGGAGCCATGTTGAGCTGCTGGAGAAAGGTGGAACCTATGCTGATCTGGTGAACAAGCAGAACACTGGCTTCCAGCGCAAAGAAGGGGAGGAGCTGAAAAACTAA